One part of the Nostoc sp. PCC 7120 = FACHB-418 genome encodes these proteins:
- a CDS encoding M48 family metallopeptidase, with amino-acid sequence MMNRKGLMANYRVWRRRWFYPLISVVVAVSLCLGTPLVGRAIDLRPLLLQGVQVLQLSNISDRQEVDLGNQMNQQLRSSEVKISRNAEITRYVDQIGQRLVANSDRPNLPFTFQVVENDAVNAFATLGGFVYIHTGLLKTADNEAELASVIAHEIGHIGGRHLVKQMRQRALASGLASATGLDRNTAVGLGVELALNRPRSRQDEFDADTRGLRTLTRAGYAPSAMVSFMQKLTKGGGSVPAFLSTHPATGDRITSLRRAINSQGSNGRDGLDNAAYRARIRSIL; translated from the coding sequence ATGATGAACAGGAAAGGCTTAATGGCAAATTACCGTGTGTGGCGGCGGCGCTGGTTTTATCCATTAATTTCGGTGGTAGTCGCTGTGAGTCTATGTTTGGGTACACCTTTGGTTGGAAGGGCTATAGACTTACGACCCCTTTTATTACAAGGTGTGCAAGTACTTCAGCTGTCTAATATATCCGATCGCCAAGAAGTTGATCTGGGCAATCAGATGAATCAGCAATTACGTAGTAGCGAAGTGAAAATTTCTCGGAATGCAGAAATTACTCGCTACGTAGACCAAATTGGACAGCGCTTGGTTGCAAATAGCGATCGCCCCAATCTTCCTTTTACCTTCCAAGTTGTGGAAAATGATGCTGTTAACGCCTTTGCCACTTTAGGCGGCTTTGTTTATATCCATACGGGTTTACTGAAAACCGCAGACAATGAAGCGGAATTAGCCAGTGTGATAGCTCATGAAATTGGTCACATCGGCGGTAGACATCTAGTAAAACAGATGCGACAACGAGCGCTGGCTAGTGGTTTAGCTTCAGCTACAGGTTTAGACCGCAATACAGCTGTAGGACTGGGTGTGGAACTAGCACTAAACCGTCCCCGCAGCCGTCAAGATGAGTTTGATGCTGACACCAGAGGGTTAAGAACTTTAACAAGAGCGGGTTATGCACCATCGGCGATGGTTTCATTCATGCAGAAACTCACGAAAGGTGGTGGTTCTGTGCCGGCATTTTTGAGTACTCACCCAGCCACAGGCGATCGCATTACTTCTCTCAGGCGTGCTATTAATTCCCAAGGCAGTAATGGGCGTGATGGCTTAGATAATGCTGCCTATCGCGCTAGAATTCGGTCAATACTTTAA
- a CDS encoding metallophosphoesterase family protein — MSQTSQRRIVIGDVHGHYEGLVTLLAAIAPGGDDQVYFLGDLIDRGPHSSYVIDLVRDNNYFCLLGNHEQMLLNILSGDISVATTQAWLHSGGHATIASYPDQSIPKEHLEWLRSLPTYIDLGDVWLTHAGLDPNLPLSEQTSEQFCWIREDFHSIPQPYFPDKLVIIGHTITFTFPGVNPGELAQGQGWLDIDTGAYHPRSGWLTALDITNNLIYQINIFTNCLRTLPLEEGVITVDPKKIAVRSSRQRA; from the coding sequence ATGAGCCAAACTAGTCAACGTAGAATAGTTATTGGGGATGTACATGGACACTATGAGGGATTGGTGACCTTATTAGCAGCGATCGCTCCAGGTGGTGATGACCAAGTTTATTTTTTGGGAGACTTAATTGATCGTGGCCCCCACAGCTCATACGTAATAGATTTAGTCAGAGACAATAATTATTTTTGTCTGTTGGGAAACCACGAGCAGATGTTATTAAACATCCTTAGTGGTGATATTTCCGTCGCCACAACGCAAGCATGGCTGCATAGTGGAGGTCATGCAACGATCGCCAGTTATCCAGATCAAAGCATTCCTAAAGAACATTTAGAATGGCTAAGGAGTTTGCCCACATACATTGACTTGGGTGACGTTTGGTTGACTCATGCTGGTCTTGACCCTAACCTACCCTTATCAGAACAAACCTCAGAACAGTTTTGCTGGATTAGGGAAGATTTTCATAGTATTCCCCAGCCATATTTTCCTGATAAACTAGTAATTATAGGTCACACTATTACATTTACTTTCCCTGGTGTAAATCCTGGTGAATTGGCTCAAGGACAGGGTTGGCTGGATATAGATACTGGTGCATATCATCCCCGCAGTGGTTGGTTAACCGCATTAGACATCACCAATAATTTAATTTACCAAATTAATATTTTTACTAACTGCTTACGCACCTTACCCTTAGAGGAAGGAGTAATTACTGTTGATCCTAAAAAAATAGCGGTTCGCAGTAGCAGACAGCGAGCTTAA
- a CDS encoding Rqc2 family fibronectin-binding protein gives MQPVDFTTLTATCSELHAHWLPSRLEQVYQRDRYTIAIALRTLDKRGWLQISWHPQATHICIGDPPPRTPDTFTFSQQLVHQLGGLALVAIEAIAPWERVIDLQFARRPGDAALYHIYGEIMGKYSNVILTDANNLIITAAHQVSQQQSSVRPILTGQPYEAPPKLTGTIPSLQETQARWQERVSLVPGAIKRQLLKSYSGLSAVLVESMLLVANIAPETTTDTLHPEDWQRLFARWQEWLHTLDSGKFQPAWMANGYTVMGWGAVAPVQDIQTLINEYYTKQLNQQLFAQLRHQLTQKLSNILGKLRNKAQTFSDRLQQSDRADEYRQKADLLMAHLQNWQPGMKEISIPDFETGEPVAIALLPDKNAVQNAQNLYKQHQKLKRARIAVEPLLQEVQAEIDYLEQVEAAISQIDNYQTAEDLQALEEIRDELIGQKYLEELEYRSRNNNETASTNFHNYRTPNGFTVLIGRNNRQNDQLTFRVAGDYDLWFHAQEIPGSHVLLRLEPGTAPELSDLQYVADLAAYYSRGRQSDQVPVVYTQPKHVYKPKGAKPGIAIYKQERILWGKPQLVDIEKVGS, from the coding sequence ATGCAGCCAGTAGACTTTACCACCCTTACAGCTACTTGTAGCGAACTCCACGCTCACTGGCTACCATCCCGCCTAGAGCAAGTTTATCAGCGCGATCGCTACACTATTGCTATAGCGTTACGTACCCTCGATAAAAGAGGTTGGTTACAAATTTCTTGGCATCCTCAAGCAACTCATATTTGTATTGGTGATCCACCTCCACGTACACCAGATACCTTTACCTTCAGCCAACAACTAGTCCACCAGTTGGGGGGATTAGCCTTAGTTGCAATTGAAGCGATCGCCCCTTGGGAGCGTGTAATTGATTTACAATTTGCCCGCCGCCCTGGAGATGCTGCACTGTATCACATCTACGGGGAAATTATGGGTAAATACAGTAATGTGATTCTCACCGATGCCAACAATCTAATTATTACTGCTGCCCATCAAGTGAGTCAGCAACAATCAAGCGTGCGTCCTATCCTCACAGGACAACCTTATGAAGCACCGCCCAAACTCACCGGAACTATCCCCAGTTTGCAGGAAACTCAAGCAAGGTGGCAAGAAAGAGTCAGTTTAGTCCCAGGAGCAATTAAACGTCAGTTGCTCAAAAGTTATAGCGGCTTGAGTGCTGTGTTGGTAGAATCCATGTTATTGGTAGCCAACATTGCCCCAGAAACTACCACGGATACCCTACATCCTGAAGACTGGCAAAGGTTATTTGCACGCTGGCAAGAATGGCTACACACCTTAGATAGTGGTAAATTTCAACCAGCTTGGATGGCAAACGGATATACAGTTATGGGTTGGGGTGCTGTTGCACCAGTCCAAGATATCCAAACATTAATCAACGAATACTATACCAAACAGCTAAATCAACAATTATTTGCTCAATTACGCCATCAACTGACTCAGAAATTAAGTAATATTTTAGGCAAATTACGTAATAAAGCCCAAACCTTTAGCGATCGCCTACAGCAATCAGATAGAGCCGATGAATATCGCCAAAAAGCTGATTTATTAATGGCGCACCTGCAAAATTGGCAACCAGGGATGAAAGAAATTAGCATACCTGATTTTGAGACAGGTGAGCCTGTAGCGATCGCTCTTTTGCCTGATAAAAATGCTGTGCAGAATGCCCAAAATCTCTACAAACAACACCAAAAACTCAAACGCGCTCGCATAGCTGTCGAACCGCTACTGCAAGAAGTACAAGCAGAAATCGATTATTTAGAACAAGTAGAAGCTGCAATTTCCCAAATAGATAACTACCAAACAGCAGAAGATTTGCAAGCTTTAGAAGAAATCCGCGACGAGTTAATTGGACAGAAATATTTAGAAGAGTTAGAGTATCGTAGCCGCAATAACAACGAAACTGCTAGCACTAACTTTCACAACTATCGTACCCCTAACGGTTTCACAGTCTTAATCGGTCGCAACAATCGTCAAAATGACCAATTAACATTTCGAGTAGCCGGAGATTATGACCTATGGTTCCATGCCCAAGAAATCCCTGGCAGCCATGTACTATTGCGTTTAGAACCGGGTACAGCACCAGAACTATCAGACTTACAATATGTAGCCGATTTAGCAGCTTACTACAGTCGCGGTCGCCAGAGTGATCAAGTACCAGTCGTTTACACTCAACCCAAACACGTTTATAAACCCAAAGGTGCTAAACCAGGAATTGCTATTTACAAACAGGAACGCATCCTTTGGGGAAAACCGCAGTTAGTAGATATAGAGAAGGTAGGAAGTTGA
- a CDS encoding DUF4330 domain-containing protein, whose product MAILDSKGRLFGKVNILDLGALLVIVMVIFGIFVFPGTSGSVAQVGAKTVPIEVDLVVRGLNVRDPQQLAGNGLKTGGKTKVIIRNQPYGEIEIKSVEQLPRTVVATQPDGSVKELPDPKANNFSTDMLLTLNGKAQVTKDGPVLGNSKVKIGMPFELEGFNYNFNATVIDVRLQS is encoded by the coding sequence ATGGCTATTTTAGATTCCAAAGGTCGCTTGTTTGGCAAAGTCAACATTCTGGATTTAGGGGCTTTGCTCGTTATTGTGATGGTTATATTTGGCATCTTTGTATTTCCAGGTACTTCTGGTAGTGTTGCCCAAGTCGGTGCAAAAACAGTACCCATAGAAGTAGATTTGGTTGTTCGCGGTTTAAATGTGCGCGATCCACAACAGTTAGCTGGCAATGGGTTGAAAACAGGCGGTAAAACTAAGGTTATTATCCGCAATCAACCTTATGGTGAGATTGAAATTAAGTCTGTGGAACAGTTACCAAGAACCGTAGTCGCTACTCAACCAGATGGTTCTGTGAAAGAATTACCAGATCCCAAAGCTAATAATTTTAGTACAGATATGCTTTTAACCTTAAACGGTAAAGCCCAAGTTACTAAGGACGGCCCTGTTTTAGGCAACAGTAAGGTAAAAATTGGTATGCCCTTTGAGTTGGAAGGCTTCAACTACAATTTCAATGCAACTGTCATTGATGTCAGATTACAAAGTTAG